Proteins encoded together in one Impatiens glandulifera chromosome 1, dImpGla2.1, whole genome shotgun sequence window:
- the LOC124945381 gene encoding phosphoenolpyruvate/phosphate translocator 1, chloroplastic-like — translation MQSCAFSPSISVPKSRRISSHTTTHHTFDPISVSPSPRSLSFTSSYASLTSLPRRIPSIRCSSSSRLNAWISTPPPLPEREHDTLQVTAASASESVGETEKSDSIASTLQLGALFGMWYLFNIYFNIYNKQVLKVFPFPITVTTVQFAVGSVLVILMWTLNLYKRPKISGAQLVAILPLAIVHTLGNLFTNMSLGKVAVSFTHTIKAMEPFFSVILSAMFLGEMPSPWIVASLLPIVGGVALASMTEASFNWAGFWSAMASNVTNQSRNVLSKKFMVKKEESLDNITLFSIITIMSFILLAPVTFFTEGVKVTPAYMQSAGLNVKQLYIRSFIAALCFHAYQQVSYMILQRVSPVTHSVGNCVKRVVVIVSSVFVFRTPVSPINSLGTGIALAGVFLYSRVKRIKPKTA, via the exons ATGCAGAGCTGTGCCTTCTCTCCCTCCATATCAGTTCCAAAATCGAGAAGAATTTCTTCACATACCACTACTCACCACACATTTGATCCTATCTCGGTATCTCCGTCTCCCAGATCTCTATCTTTCACCTCAAGCTATGCCTCCCTTACCTCCTTGCCTCGACGTATACCGTCGATCCGTTGCTCCTCCTCCTCGCGACTGAATGCCTGGATATCGACTCCTCCGCCTCTTCCGGAGCGGGAACATGACACTCTCCAGGTTACTGCGGCGTCGGCGTCTGAAAGCGTGGGTGAGACTGAGAAGTCGGACAGTATAGCCAGCACTTTGCAGCTTGGAGCTCTGTTTGGAATGTGGTACCTGTTCAATATATACTTCAACATATATAACAAGCAG GTTCTCAAAGTGTTTCCATTTCCAATAACTGTCACCACGGTTCAGTTTGCTGTTGGATCTGTACTTGTTATCTTAATGTGGACCTTGAACCTCTACAAAAGGCCAAAGATTAGCGGGGCACAG CTTGTAGCTATTTTGCCACTGGCAATTGTTCACACCTTGGGCAACCTTTTTACAAATATGAGCCTTGGAAAAGTAGCTGTTTCTTTCACTCATACCATTAAAGCAATGGAGCCATTTTTCTCAGTTATCCTTTCTGCTATGTTCCTGGGGGAG ATGCCTTCCCCTTGGATTGTTGCTTCACTTTTACCTATTGTTGGAGGAGTTGCATTGGCATCAATGACAGAAGCCTCTTTTAATTG GGCAGGATTTTGGAGTGCGATGGCCTCTAACGTGACCAATCAATCTCGTAATGTTCTTAGCAAAAAGTTCATGGTGAAAAAAGAG GAATCATTGGACAACATAACTCTATTCTctatcattacaatcatgtccTTCATCTTGTTGGCTCCGGTTACCTTTTTTACGGAGGGTGTTAAGGTCACTCCTGCATATATGCAATCCGCT GGGTTAAATGTGAAACAGTTGTACATTAGGTCATTCATTGCCGCACTTTGCTTCCATGCCTATCAGCAG GTTTCATACATGATTCTGCAGAGGGTATCCCCTGTTACCCATTCAGTGGGCAATTGTGTGAAGAGGGTGGTTGTGATTGTGTCCTCTGTGTTTGTCTTCAGAACACCCGTTTCGCCTATCAACTCTCTTG GCACAGGAATAGCTTTGGCTGGAGTTTTCCTCTACTCAAGGGTGAAGCGTATTAAGCCCAAGACTGCTTAA
- the LOC124945391 gene encoding iron-sulfur cluster assembly protein 1-like has protein sequence MMNHTMKKILGLGFKQVQSPSVAARILPARLYHERVVDHYDNPRNVGSFDKTDPDVGTGLVGAPACGDVMKLQIKVDEKTGKIVDACFKTFGCGSAIASSSVATEWVKGKQMDEVLTIKNTEIAKHLSLPPVKLHCSMLAEDAIKAAVKDYESKRAKSGLSDGRVAPEKATTA, from the exons ATGATGAATCACACGATGAAGAAGATTCTAGGATTAGGTTTCAAGCAAGTGCAATCTCCCTCTGTTGCCGCTCGGATTCTTCCGGCGCGGCTTTACCATGAAAGGGTCGTCGACCATTACGATAACCCCCGCAATGTTGGATCTTTTGATAAGACCGACCCAGATGTCGGAACGGGGCTCGTTGGTGCTCCAGCTTGTGGCGATGTTATGAAGCTACAGATCAAGGTCGATGAAAAGACTGGAAAGATTGTCGATGCGTGCTTTAAGACATTCGGTTGCGGCTCAGCTATTGCTTCCTCTTCCGTAG CTACTGAATGGGTGAAGGGAAAGCAAATGGATGAAGTTTTGACTATCAAGAATAC TGAAATAGCGAAGCATCTTTCCCTACCGCCAGTGAAACTACACTGCAGTATGCTTGCAGAGGATGCCATAAAAGCTGCTGTTAAAGATTATGAATCTAAGCGTGCAAAATCAGGCTTGAGCGATGGAAGAGTTGCTCCAGAAAAGGCGACAACTGCTTGA